The following nucleotide sequence is from Trifolium pratense cultivar HEN17-A07 linkage group LG2, ARS_RC_1.1, whole genome shotgun sequence.
TGGAAGTAAACATTAATTTTAGTCAATTTTTATCTTtacaataaatatttattgttgTATAAACATATGATttcctattttatatttttatctacATATCTTCTAGTTACATTCACAACCAGTCAGATGTATTTTTATACAGTATCTAATACATAAAGATTTGTGAATTTGGAATGTTCAAATAACACTCTTTTCTAGATGGAGAATATTGGTAGGATAGGATAATTATGATTGGTTTATATTTAACCATGAGAGTTTTCTATGATCAAAGACCGATAAAGAATAAAGATGATTTTCAATGTGTTTCAAGTGTGAAACTAAGAATGAAATTTATGGTTCGGGTGATGAAAGTTAAGTGTCAAAATTATAGAGAATAAGGTTTAATATGTCTCCGGCTTTCAAAAAAGACAGTTTTCTTTGTATTGCATATGCGAGTCCTCAACTTAGCATACTCAAAGTCACTTTATATAGAATGCTACGATATGTCATATGTGCGGATCAAGACCCTAGATTTTCACATACGTGAATGGAACATGCAAATTGCACGTACGCGGGAGCATAATTCACACACACGAGTGTGAACATGCAAATTGTGCATACACGAGAGCACGCACGCACGTAACTTGActagaaaatataatttctttaagAGAAATGTGTCTTTAAGGATATTGCAATGAACAAGAGGGCTAATTTGGGGAAAAAGGTTAAATCATGTTAGCCATTAATCACTAATAAACAATAATACCAAATTCTAATCTTTATCAAGTGAAGCAGAGCAAATAAAGTCAAATCAAgcaccattaaaaaaatataatattcttCATTAGCCAAATACTTCTTTATAACCAACAACTTTGCCAAATACACTTCATCTTGATGTACCAAAACCCAAGTGTGTAATGTTCAACAAAATATGCTTGAAAAAATAGCCAAGCATAAAATCAACATATATTAACtagtatcaaaacaaaattcacaaaaaatATGCTTCACCAAAATATACTTTGCCAAAATATGCTTTGTTATAGAactttttttgtgaattttgttttgatactaACTAGTTATTGattgaagaaaataataaaggataaaaagtataataaagtaagggtaatgttaacttgtgccctaagggcacatgttaagctacctaaaaatagaaatatagcatttaatgatacaaagaatttaatgtttagataattgaatacaccacaagtacaataaattttttccatatttatcttcttaacatgtgcccttaagggcacaagttaacattctccataaagTAATACAGTATATAGTAAATTACTACATTGTTATATCCGTGGAGCGGACAAGCTTGTCCATTATTATGATGATTCACCAAACCAAACCTAGCTCACTTATTGCTCTATAAATTGTAATTCACTCTTCCAACATTGGTCCATCCATTTTCATTATATATGTACTCTTCTGAGTTAACATTATTGATATCTATATCTTTGctttttatcattaataattatttgaattatattGTAAGCCACCGGCCAtgcttttttcttcttcttcttcttcctttatACTTCTATTTCTTCAATTCTTTGATATAACCTAACCTTCTATGTCTATGGCAATTCAATATTCATATTTAGGTTGGAGCTTCAAGATATCCATGATGAAAGAGCTTGTTTTGTGTCTTCTTGTGTTATTGACTAATGCAAGTTCTTCGTATGCTCGTTTATTATTGAACACAACCCAAGAAGAAGTCGTCGAATTTAGAGAGCAACATAGAAGAGCCATGCTTGCTAATGGACTTGGCCGGACACCCCCGATGGGGTAAGCatctttttcttcctttttttttcatgaaattttccatctattgattttttttgtttttttggtaaatcCTTTTATTGATTCTTTGAATGTACTAATAGAATATTTATGATCacctattgaaaaaaaatagaatactTATGATCTTCAATTAAATCATATAAGCTCTTTCCCTTGGGGGAACTTACTCTCTGGTCTCAAGTGTTTCGAGACACGAATTAAGTTGCAAATAGGTCGGCAAAGTTTGAAACCTCTATTGATCGTTCTACGCGggaatttttattataatcaCAAAGTCGTTTTAGATTTTGTCGTGGTTGACTCTTCAGCTGTCGTTTTCCGTCGCAGTCTTTTGGGTTGCTAGCccttttgttaaaataaaaataatcatataaGCTCTATAATCTACAATTAGTGATTGCTTGAACATTTTTGAGCTAATGGAGATATTGATATTGCACGGAGAAGAGCGAATTAGATTAAGTGCAGTCACGTGTGAGTATAGTAAGGTGCAGTCAATATTTCAGAATCGTTCAGATCTTAAGacaatatttttactttttatttaatattaaattttaagatTGAAATCTGGAACGTCAAATTTTGATCAGACAACTACAAACTTGCGATTGCACCAGTTTTTTCACCCCACTCGAACCCAAAATTTAGGGTTTGAGATGAGATAAATTATTCAACAATGTATTAAAacatgagacacatatttataattgatcaatgaTCAATTCTAATAGTGTTGGAAGAAAATTAAATCACTGAGAGATGAATGTGcctaatcaaataattttgttatgaacaaaaaaatagatgaaGAAGATCTGTATCAAATCTTGatatctcttattttatttttttttgaaaacaagaTATCTCTTATTCTTTAGCACAAATCTATAAAATATTATCTTCCTATATGTTGGATGACACCATTTCTTATACTACATCCAAGTTGGTGAGTTAAGTAGCACATGGTGTTGATGTAAGTGTTATCTTATGATGGTGGCATGTGTCTTGTAATTGATAAAGTTGCAATACATATTTTAGTTTTGTGTTTGAAGATTATTCATTCCTTGTTAAACTTAACCACCGACGGatatgaaaaggactttgagaACTTTATTCCACAAAATAATATGGTTCATGCTAGGAGTTATATACACCTATATATAGTGTATTGTTGGATATACATTGATTTCATCTAAACCAAAACTATAAGacatcaaatcaaaataaaaacaatctttagttggttggttggttggttcTTGTTCCATAATTGTTTATTGCACTAACCCACATGTATtaattcttctttttgtttaaCATGATTTAATTTATAAAGAAAAGTATATCATGATAATGCAAAGTTCAACAGGAAGATAATattgatgattaatatttttttaataagataaggaagataaaaaaaaactaaggacTGACTACAGAGGAACATACTCCCTTTAAGTCTTTATCAAGAAGCAAATTAATACTAGGACTAATAACATCTAACATAGAAGGGAAAAAATTCGCTTGATGACCTTTTAATGCAAGAACATCGGCTAGGTGTTTACTTCACGATGACTAATTATTTTAGTTGGATACTATTAATCGGTTTGACCTACTATATCactaaaaatacatttaatataatAGTAGTAATAAGACTTGATTAATTTGTTGGTCCCTTAAAggcattttaggtttcacaatggcctcttaaagaaaaaaaatctggattgatcccttaaagacatctctgttatTACATTCTTCTCTTTCGTTAATTTATCAACCACAAATGTATTAGGTGGACCAACAttgaaggtggtccaccatataccacaatatattttttaatcttaacaATTGAATCTTTTTGAAAGACAAACAACCATTAGATTTTACATGTCCACCAGATCCAAGAATGCACGATCACCAACaaatttttgtttcaatttcttcatATACTTCCTCCATTCCCAACAAACCCAACCTTGGATTTCATCTTTACTTTCCAAATTCAATCTCATCAAACTCAACcttattgttattattgatgATGGTGATGGAGTATGAGTGGTTGTGGCGGTTAGGTCAAAGAGACAAAAAAGGGAATTGAAGAGACAAATTGAGGaagaaaatgatgatgaaaaattgaggaagaagatgaattttgggtttgtttgaATGTTGATTGAagatttgaatatattttttatgatgtttacgaaaaagatgaagaagaatggaGGAAGAAGAGGAACAGTGTTTTTGTGCATCATTTAAcgttttttgtcaaaaattaaCGGAAAAGACCAAAATTactaacggagatgtctttaagggaccaatccgaaccttttttttctttaagggaccattgtgaaacctaaaatgtctttaaggggccattaaactaattaagccttgaaataatattaaatgctattttttaaataaaatgaagcTACTCATTTTCAGTATTTAAGTGGACttcacgtgtacacatcactcatttataatttttttaataatagtatctaATAAGCACTCAATTCCTCCAACCCAAcacctcttaaaaaaaattctaaataggTCCAACGAATAACACATCTCACCAATAActctacatcattataaatggatcccacaaaaataatataagtatataattatttattgtaGAATCAGTAGGTACTTATTTGTGTTTTGCTCCAATGAGAATATTTATTAGATGCCGGTACTTAAAAAATACAATTGAAAATCATCttgttaattcttttttttttcttcccactCATTTGACTACAGATAATAGATATTAGAAAAAAATTCTCTTCCCCCCACATTTCTTTTATTCTCCCTGAAATCCCAAATTTGCTCATGCataaaaagtttgaaaaaaaaatttcaaatttttttctaatataaaatattattttccgGGCAaatttttttcgaaaaatacATTCCAAACTTTCTTTACAtgaacaaaattgaaatttcagtGGGATAAAAGAAATGTAGGGTGGGAAGAGAATTTTTCCAACCTGCGACCCATAAAAGCTTTGCTATATAATTTCATTATATCGGAAAAATATCATTTGagagtttttttcttttctgcaGCATTGAAATTTCATATGTAAGTAAATATccctttttaaaaaagaatatacTTCATTTAGCTTTAGCTGTACATTTCTTGCAAATATATGAATGACCAattattaatgtaaaaaattagGTGGAATAGCTGGAACCATTTCCAATGTGATATTACTGAGGACTTGATCAAAGAAACAGGTAACTTAACTATAAATTCTAAATTCactaataaaagttttttttttattgtaattgtagacatttttttctatgacatatttaattttatttgttacagCTGATGCTATGGTGTCAACAGGCCTTGCTGATCTAGGTTATCAATATATTAACCTAGGTaagacaatattttttattttttttacgtatgTATTGTTTTGACAAcattattgttaatttgttattatcattatttttgttatatttctatttattcTTCTATAAAATTtgttcataatttatttataaagaaaTAGTATTgatgtatttctttttattaactTTCAGATGATTGTTGGGGTGAACTTAATCGAGATTCAAAGGtaattttttcttacttttgGATTGACCGgtaatattaatatttgaaaattgctttttagacCCCCCCTATAATACCCCCAGACCCCATCTTGATCAGTTTGCCCTTAAAACCAATTCGGTAAGTGTAATACGAATTCGCTTACCTTCGTATCCTAGGTACCGAAATCACACAATAGATAATTTAGTGCATTTACTTATAGTTGAATCATGTAGTGCATGCCAGTAGAGTTCAAAACACCTATTCGACTCAATGAGTGCATGTTTAGCCATAAAATGTGGGTTCTTAAGCAACTCGAGAATCCTATTCAATATGTTGTGCAAGAGGCGAAGAGGGGGTTGGTGTGTGTTGTGAATGATGGTGGCAAGACAAAAAGCAGAAATACATTGAACGTGCTTATTATTTTGTTCTCCAACAAGAGCCTCAAAAATTGGACTAGCTAATAACACAAACACCTTATcttcattattattttgattaccCAATTTCAAAGCAAGAACTACAACTCCACACAACAATTCATAATAAGATACACAATAAAACAATACCCTTGAacctaaaattatatttcaagacatgattttctttaatttgatctcttctTTCTGAACCTGAACTTGATATTTCAGGacatgattttttgttttaatttgagttctattttcttcatcTTGTTGTTCTCGAATTTTGGTTTCCCCTGCTCTGTTCTTCTCCTTGTTGTTAACAGAATCGAAGCTTCGGAAGATAAAAACCGAATCGATGTGTTTTCTGGAGATAGAAGaggaaaggaaaaggaaaaggaaaagtgTGATAGAAAGATGAAAGCTCTTCAATCCTTAGCAACAGATAAAAGTGGCTTCGGTTCCTATGAtgatactaaaaaaaaaatgaattcgGGTTGTAGAACCCAAACTGAATTTAGGGGCATTTTGGGATTTGTGGGGGGTTTCAGAGCAACTAGGGAGGCctaaaaagaaattttcttaatattttacGATTACATTAAACTTGAGATATCATCATTCAAGGAGTTGAGATCATTGTAACTTAATTCAAAAGACCCTGGTTCTCGATTAAAATCTAAGAAACAAGTAATGGTGTAatgtaacatcattctagtcTAAAATCTAAGGTGCAAGTTGAGGAATTCTTACCTAGACACAACACTAAATAACACATGTTAGGCGCACACATATAACTTCaacattaaatgatgtgactaaattatttaatttttttttttcatttgtatttGTGTATTTGGGGTTGTACCCAACTAATTTCTATTATAATTACAATTGACAATTTTAAAATGGTAGCAGGGTAATTTGGTTGCCAAATCATCAACATTCCCTTCAGGAATTAAGGCTCTTGCTGATTATGTACATAGCAAAGGTCTAAAGTTAGGGATCTATTCTGATGCAGGGTATTTATCACATGTTAAACTAAAACTTCAATTTTATTATGTCTATGACTTGCCAACCATTTTGACCTCTTAACAATTTCTCTGCAGAAATCTAACATGCAGTAAAAAAATGCCTGGATCACTAGGGTATGAAGATCAAGATGCAAAAACATTTGCTTCCTGGGTAATAtgcattcatatatatatatacacacacacacactacctctaatccttaatataagagaaaatttactttttagatacattgagtAACTAATATATCTGACCTATTAAATACACCAGATGCATTAGTTACTCAATGTATATAAGTAAATTTTCGCTTATATTAAGAACCAGATGCATTATATTAATGTACATGCATATATACTATATGAATTTAATTAACATCAACTTTCATATTTACTTCAGGGAGTTGATTATTTGAAGTATGATAAttgtgataataataatatagaccCTAAAGAAAGGTACATATGTGGCTTTCAAATGCATAAAGAGACCAACTAAATGCTTAAAAAATCTATAATTCATGCATTTTGTAAAAATAGGTACCCGCGAATGAGTGAAGCTTTACTAAACTCGGGAAGGCCAATCTTCTTCTCTTTGTGTGAATGGTGAGTCAAATTGGTGATCCTGTTTCTCGTAGATGAAGGAGTTATCTATTTTGATAAACTTCACTTATTCTTTAAGGAATCACTATATTCATATAAAATGCAAGAGACATACAGTTTTTTCATGCTTAATTGCATTCTCAAACATAGGGGATCAGAAGACCCGGCAATATGGGGAAAAAGTGTAGGAAATAGTTGGAGAACAACAGGAGATATTGAAGATAAATGGGAGAGGTCAGAATCAATTATACGATtcacatttatttttctacaatGCAAATATCACATGAATCTAATTTGAGGAAGTTCATTATCTTGTACTCAATTTAGAACCTGGCAAATGTTTGCATCATATTCATGCTCTAATAAACACTTGACAATTTAGAACTATTCtgtttcatttcttctttttctatttgaGAAACATATCATACTTTCTCCGCAGTATGACAACTCGCGCAGATCAAAATAACAAATGGGCTTCTTACGCTGGACCTGGAGGTTGGAATGGTAATCCCACTAACAATATACTACATCTCTAGAACATATTTATCATGATAACACTTTTCAAGTACTCTAAATAACTGATTCTTTCACCAAAATAAGTAAAACAAACAACCTATTTACTGTCATACTGAAGAAATTAAACTTCAGATTCTGTTTTGTGGTGGACAGATCCTGATATGCTTGAAATTGGAAATGGAGGCATGACAACAGAAGAATATCGTGCCCATTTCAGCATATGGGCATTAGCTAAGGTaacttgaaacaatttttttaatactttctGTTTAGATTACTCCATTTTCAATAATATCCTCGAAGAAATACATGTGCATCGTATAAGAACTacttcattttttatatatataggctCCTTTATTGATTGGTTGTGACATTCGAGCACTGGATGACACCACAAAGGAACTACTAAGCAACTCAGAAGTAATTGCAGTAAACCAAGGTATGAACAAATTAAAAACCCTCTAATCTCTCTTAACAGTCAAtgcttttaagttttaataCTAATCACCTTGTGGTATCGCAGACAAACTAGGAGTTCAAGGGAAGAAGGTGAAAAGTAATGATGATTTGGAGGTTAGTGTCTGTTGTTCAATAAAACTAGGGATGAATttcagcatttttttttataatactttTATATGTTGTCATGTAACTGCAAAACTATGATACAGCCACCAACCTAGTTCTAAAGTACAATTGTCTtgtcacacaaaaatatatgtttCCTTGAAGATAAAATCACTTGTGCTAGTaatgtgaaatttctttataaaCTTTTTGAAGCTATGTGTTTTTAGGGAAATCAAGGATACTCTTAGGTAGGAGATAATCTAAGATACTCTTAAGACTAGAAACAGATCCTAAGATATATACAAGAAAATGTGCAGGTTTGGGCAAGTCCTCTCAGTGGTAACAGGCTAGCAGTCGTTTTATGGAATAGGAGTTCATCGAAAGCAATGGTAACTGCAGCTTGGTCTGACCTAGATTTGGAACCAGGAACTTCGGTTGATGTAAGAGATTTATGGCTGGTGAGCGACATAGTTTGACTTATTTGGTTTTTTAAGATACTTGAATGTAGAACATCAAAGAACAAAGATGCCTAtatgttttgagtttttgactatttatattgaattttgCAGCATTCAACACAATCATCAGTTTCAGGAGACATATCTGCTGAATTAGAATCACATGCTTGTAAGATGTATATCCTGACGCCCATCTAAGTTCTCAATATATTGAGAGGCAATCTACAATATAGAATGTTTAGTGGATATCCACATAGTTGAAATGTTCATCCATTCTTGATAGAGATTCAAATTCACTAATGTACTTATCAGTGTTTCAGtcactatgttttttttatggCTCAAGTAAATCATTCGATCCTTATGAGAGATTTAATTGCTTACCAAAATATTAGAAGCCTTCAGGAAGATAGATGGGACAGCCCCAAAATATGGAGCTCCTGTTCACAAACTTCAAGCTTTGTTTAAATCTCTAATACTGGATTTCCAGAATATTCCAATATTGCTCATTTCTATGCTCATTTCTTTTGGAAGAACCCTCATTCCAATGttgctgcaaaaaaaaaaacaggacaAACCCACATGTAAATGCAAGCATTTTCCAAAGTAATGCCCTGCTCCGTTCACTGACCACATTGAAGAAAAAAACCTGAAAAAAGCCAAGCTGCTACATGTTTTTCTTGATCTACGGCAATATAGCAGATCGCTAAAGTAAACAAATAAACTCTATAGATGTATTTAAAAGGAATAGCACTTACACATGATTACTATATTAAGCAAAATAAGTATAGTTCCATCTGCACAAATAAAAAGGTTGCTAAAAGGATATTAATATGAGTTAGCACACTACACATTTTCTTATTTCTACGCGTTAGCACACTACACATTTTCTTATTTCTATATAAGACTCCATATTTCAGGGCTAAAATCTATAAAGCACAAACACTTCTCAAATTAGGAGTGTCCAGGTTCGACACCGACACGACACCAACacatataattacattgaattacgtcattttcttaaataattCATGGTGTTGGCATGTCAGTGTCTCGGTCGTGTCCGTGTCTGTTGCGTTAAAAACACACTTAGAGCAAGTGTACTCTAGCGCAGaagtagtataaaagattatcgtatccacagggattaattaacaattacCAAACTAGTTAAGATTGTTTATTATCTAGATGGACAAAGAGTTGAGTTGTTTATGATaactaaagagaaaataatgacGAGTACGAGtaagaataagaataaaaaCGTGAAGTTGTAAACTAGTAGAGAGAGGCCTAGGGGTCATGGTTTCACTCGCAATCATTGATTCCCTATGTCTAGTTCCACTTGAATTCCATTATTTTAACTCAATTACCAATCCCTTTACTAAAACTATTAATCCGTTTGGTCATTCGtgattaatattcttttttccTAAATTAACCCTTGTTTGGTCATGCAAAGAGTTTAAATTCAAGAAAAGCATAAAGTGCAAAAAGGTTGAATGATTGGAAGACTAAGATTAAGGTTTGGTCATGCAATAATCTAAGTCTCATTTATCCTATAGGTCCACCAATTAACTGCAGTACGGTCGctgatcaatcaattgattataAACATTCATAGGTTGATCATTCCTAATCATGTGATAAAATCAATAGGATAAAATTAATTgaactaaaaatagaaattcaaacaAGAAACTAGAACATAAAACTAAGACATAGTATAAGGAATTTCAATTACAAGATCTACCATAAACCCTAGAAGAGTATTTAGCTACATATAATCATGAAGAACACTAAAAGATTCATGAAATTAAGAGAAGAGAATAACCCAAAAATACTTCAATTGTTGTTGGTATTCTCCTCTATGTTCTTCAATCTCTGCCTCTCAAAAATTGTCTTCTATGTacaaaagtgattttttaattgaaaccAAGAAGCTCTATTTATAGCTTCAGTTGCCGACTCTGTTCTTTGTTGATACAGGTCTCCAATTTCCTCATGCATTAAGTTTCTTTCTCCTTTAATCTTCACCGCCATAGACCACTTGTTCTTGAGCTGTCAGacctttttaatttgtaatcCCCTCTGGCTGATGTTGCCGCCTCAGTAACTTAATGTTAGCTTATTTCCTTCCAACTTGCATAACCTCCCTTTCATATAAATTGGGCCAGCGTGAGGTATTTTAATTGGGCCATTCATATCTACACaaataacataataatattaagtaatatatatttaagtgattaatattaataattagtaatatatataataataatagttagtAATAATAAATACTTAAGTGAAGCtagtaatttatataataataagtaattattttaaaataccacAAAAAGTATCTACATATAATACACTAAATTGGAGTTTATCAACTCCCCCACAGTTAACctttgcttgtcctcaagcaaatTTCCTGGCTCAATACATTTTCAAAAAGGATAACAGAGATAGCCAATTGAGAGACCAAAAATTACAATCAACAATGACagacaatataaaatatatggaaTAGTCAAAAGGTTGCCCAATTAGAGTTTTATATGTCCATGAAGACTACCTTTAAATGAACAGGAGCTCTCTCTCACGATCTCTTTTAAGTGTTTAGGGACTTTGGAAAATAAGCACTCAAGTTTCCACAAAATGCACATTACCATAAGCTTGTAATTTGACCAAATCTCCACTAAATAGTCCATATGCATGCAAAAGATGGGGTCTTACGGGTTGTAACGGGGCCATGGTTAATTCGTGCAAGGTGGGATATAAGAAGAAATGGATAATCAAAGGGGTAAAAATACAAGAAACAAATAGCAACCTTTGAAACCAAAATGGAGCTCCTATATATACTTTTAACTGTTGCTTCAAACTCCAAATCAACCTCTCTTCCTTTCTTTTCTACAAAAGTGTgctctttcaattttttaataattttttttttctttctatcatGCTCATAAAACAATTGAGCAACTCATACatgaaaattcttttttttttcttcttcttttctttttggacTTTTTGTTTTGCAATTCTCATTCTTTTGAAAGAAATGTTCACTATAACCACACAACctacttttatttctttcttcctATCCTGCATcatcatacatttttttttactgtatcATGCACATCCAATTGAACATCTCAAATATAggaaaattttcttttgaatagtTACTccactttcaatttcaaatgGTTACcacaaaaaacaatatattaatcATATCTAGGTACCAAGGAATAAATAATCAATAGGCTCAAAGTGGGCAACTAAGGATGatttcaaaacaataaaattaaaggcCAAAAGAAATACCTACAAAATGCCCCAACATTTTTCACATGATGCAGATCAATTTTCGCTTTGACACGGTCACAAGACAAGTTCTAGAATGTGACAAAATAGGAAACACACTCACACAAAACGAAGGGGGTTGCATTTATAATTCAAGATAAATCCCCTTGTAAAGGCTCAAATCTCACATATAGAAGTTGGTTCACAAAAAGATA
It contains:
- the LOC123909610 gene encoding alpha-galactosidase-like isoform X2, whose product is MMKELVLCLLVLLTNASSSYARLLLNTTQEEVVEFREQHRRAMLANGLGRTPPMGWNSWNHFQCDITEDLIKETADAMVSTGLADLGYQYINLDDCWGELNRDSKGNLVAKSSTFPSGIKALADYVHSKGLKLGIYSDAGNLTCSKKMPGSLGYEDQDAKTFASWGVDYLKYDNCDNNNIDPKERYPRMSEALLNSGRPIFFSLCEWGSEDPAIWGKSVGNSWRTTGDIEDKWESMTTRADQNNKWASYAGPGGWNDPDMLEIGNGGMTTEEYRAHFSIWALAKAPLLIGCDIRALDDTTKELLSNSEVIAVNQDKLGVQGKKVKSNDDLEVWASPLSGNRLAVVLWNRSSSKAMVTAAWSDLDLEPGTSVDVRDLWLHSTQSSVSGDISAELESHACKMYILTPI
- the LOC123909610 gene encoding alpha-galactosidase-like isoform X1, coding for MSMAIQYSYLGWSFKISMMKELVLCLLVLLTNASSSYARLLLNTTQEEVVEFREQHRRAMLANGLGRTPPMGWNSWNHFQCDITEDLIKETADAMVSTGLADLGYQYINLDDCWGELNRDSKGNLVAKSSTFPSGIKALADYVHSKGLKLGIYSDAGNLTCSKKMPGSLGYEDQDAKTFASWGVDYLKYDNCDNNNIDPKERYPRMSEALLNSGRPIFFSLCEWGSEDPAIWGKSVGNSWRTTGDIEDKWESMTTRADQNNKWASYAGPGGWNDPDMLEIGNGGMTTEEYRAHFSIWALAKAPLLIGCDIRALDDTTKELLSNSEVIAVNQDKLGVQGKKVKSNDDLEVWASPLSGNRLAVVLWNRSSSKAMVTAAWSDLDLEPGTSVDVRDLWLHSTQSSVSGDISAELESHACKMYILTPI